Genomic window (Rhododendron vialii isolate Sample 1 chromosome 4a, ASM3025357v1):
TTGACTCATTTTTCTGGCATTTTTATCCCTTTGCATTGATGTACAACAGCCAGGCCATTGGTATAGAAACTCAGAAACGGGAGAAACATATTGGAAGACTTTCAGCAACCCTTAGGCCTGGAGTATTTTGGAGGCAGAGACGGGCATTTTTCATTCATATGGGGATATGGGTTCATGCTATTGTATCCGGGTAGTTCCATTCGGTACTTTCCTTTAATTTGGCAAAAAGGTAGCTTCACAGAGTCTCCGTTATTGCACCACTTCGGCAGGCGGCTTGAATCATTCTCAAATAACTTGAGACTGTAAGCATCTTTTATCTGCAGCGTGGACGagacaaataacaaaaacaTCAAGAATAGATACGTAAAATTCCTGAATTCAAAGCAAGCATCAGTATGTAAAATTTCTAACCTAGGTTGTGTGGCCACTCAAGAATTCCCATGAACATCCGCATTTAGCAATAACAATTTCAACAAATGTAGTTAAGTATATACAGAATTACAGATAGCTCTCCCATTTTTGGTCTGGAAATGACTACACAGCAGGCCACATTTGGACAATAACAGCTTTATCAATCTATAATCAGTAATAATTCATAGCAACTTCCATTGACAATATAAGCGTTGCAGTCATATGACTCATATCATTCAATTGGTTTTTATCTCTGCAAGATCTCCTTAGGCAAGTTGAATAACAGAGTTTAGACAATCTGAATATATTATGTATAAGCCAGTTCAGTCCAAAAATCCAGTATCTACTCATCGTTGCAACATTAGTTTAGACTACTGCTATTCAAAAGTAATGAAGACTAGTCACAACAAACTTACCGTGAACTCCGTCACCTGAATGGAGCTTGCAATTGGAGCAAACAACCCTGCTTCCTTGTACATTTCCAGAATGAAAACaacgcatgatgttgatttccCATCACTGTATACCCAATTATCCTGCTCAGGAATTGCCAAAAGTGCACCAAAAGATGACCCACGCCTTTCAGTTTCAACAAGAATTTCAGGAAGGTCGAGGCCCTACAAGGAACACAGAAGTCAGATCTGTACTTGATCACATAAGACAGCATTTTGCGAATTTCAAGAATTGCACCAGACTTCATCCAGACCAAGAAATATCCCATGCGAGATAAATGCCAGTCGTTAATTCTGAATCAGTAATACGCAAACACAACAAACACAGATGCGTGATATCCCATTCCACAATATATGAGGCCTCAAACTGATGACTACAATGGATATCATCTTCCATGAGAATCATATCCATTAAAGCTATCCCTCAACAAACAAAGCTTTATAACTTTTAAACAAGGAATAAATTTCTACAATACCTGAGTTCCAAGTCGCTTGTTCAAGGCTTCATTCCACATGTTGGCAGCATATTCAGGTTGTACGTGGTTCCAAACAGTCATAACAGAAGCAACCTGATGTTATACATTGTAGGATACAATGAGGAGCGTAAAGATATTATAAATCCTATTATATTCATCAAGATCTGTTGACTTCGTATACAATTCCACTTCATTAACAACTACTTATGAGTCTTTTGAAAGCTTAAACCATTATCTCAAGTTCTGGTTAGAACAACTTGCTAGAAATACAAGACATCCAATAAAGATGGTGGGTAATCCCCAGCTTTTGGGGGATGTGTCGGGGGGAAAAGGAGAACAAATTAGAAAACAACACATCCATCTACGTTGCATACTAAGTTCAAGCAATAACAATGGAAAACCGTAGGAATGCATTACCACATTAGCATCCAACGGAGGCGGATAGTTCCCGTCAGTGGTGTCTATCCAACTAAATATCAAGTTATGATAACCATAAGGCTTGCCCAGCATGCTTCGTGCATATTCCCAAGCAGCTGTCTCATCAAACTTGGCCCGGATGTTAGGATGCAAAGGAAGCAATGCAATATGTGGATTGGAATCATCTTTAGTGAGCTCAAAGTTCCACCACTCATCCCATGGCAAAACAGCAATGATATCTTGTCCCTACAATGACAAAGTTAATACCAATTTCATTAGCTTCTATttatattttcttcaaaaaaatggCACCAATGTGGAAGTTAACCAATTTGTAGCATAAGTACAGTGTGCCAAATGATATGCAAAAAGCATACCAATGCTACGACTCAACTAAAGAAAAATTAAGTTTACTTGTATTGAAGCAGAGTAATTCACTTCCATCACAGTGAATACAAAGGACAAGGTGGACAAATATTCTAAGAATTGGACACATTGCTATCAGATGAGAAGATCATCTTCCAAGAAAAGAAGTTCTTAACATCCTCTCCATATGGTAATTAAGGTTTCTTTTGCTAATGTGATTTGAACGAAAAGGCTTTTCAAGATAAGCCGATTGAGTTGTTTCTTCTTCTCACCATCCCTCCTCTTCCGAAGATGATGATGAGAGTCACGTGACTCATTTACCTAGGGAATCATAGTCAATTGTTTTTAGGCCTTCTCTTTCAAGCTGAGTGGAAGGAATGAATTACTTCAGAGAAGTAAGCTTTGAAGGTTTTTGAAGAGTCAAAAGAGGATACAGCTACAGACCCAACAAAATTCAATCCTCACACGTTTCGTAATACGAAAGAATGAAATTAAGTTGGTTACAACCCCCATGAAGAAGACCAAAGATtgcaaaaatgaaaagcaactCGAAAATTATGCATACTAATTCCAATGATTCTTTCATCTTTTACGAAACTGCTGCCAGGAAAGAAGTTCATGAACATACAGACGTAGTAGTATCTTTTGCCTGTCAAGCAAAAATTGGATTACCATGTTGGTCACACATAAGAAAGCAAAAGTAAATGCAAATCATCGGAGGAATCACTTTTGGGTGGGGgaccacaaaaaaacaaaagcactcGATCCAACGGAGACATATTTTTTGCAAGCCTAAGTTTCAGGTTAGAAAAGTTAACAAACTATGACAGCAGAATGACCAACGTAAGTTTCAAGTTCGTACAGCAGTACCTCCTCATCTTCATGTCCAGATTCTGCAACCCATAGATTTCCTTCAGAATCCCTTAAGCAAACAGCAGAATGACCAGCGTAAGCTCCTGTGACCCACTTCTCTAGAGTCTCAAAGCCTCCCCATCGCCCCCGTATTTTTGATATTGCAAGGAAATCTCCGGAGTGAATATCAGCTACACTAATGTTTGTAACCCATGGCTCAGGACGTTCTGAAAAGGAAGCACCCATGTGATTATTCAAGAACCCAATGTTTGAGTTTTCACCCCATCCGGTGTTTGTGAATAAAGGGAAGACATCCCACAGTGCTTGAAGGGTTCCAAGCATTCCAGCTTGCATGAGAAAAATTGAAACGCCCTTATGTTTTACCTGTTTTAATCGAAAGAAGGACACATACATAAAAATGCATGCTTCAAGACAAACTCATGTAGCAATGCTGAACAATAGTAACTCACATATTCATACTCAGCTTTCCCATCCCATTCGTCGAACTCAAGGGTATGTTCGCGTCCCAAAAAATAGTAGTCCCATGTCACACGATATGGAGTTGCAAAGACATAAAGATCCATACATGTCCAACTATGAGCATTGCTAacctgaagaagaaaaaaaaccgtGATTAAGTATGGGACTATAAATGCATTCAAGCAACCAAAATCTGAAAGACCTCCAATAATACGGAGTATACAAAAACTAGCATGCACTTAGAAAAACTCCAAGGGTGTAATAAGAGAGAGGCGTTAACCAGTGCCGTCAAAGATAACCTGCCATGCACTATCTCAAGGGTATTTAACAAAACTGAATACTAGGTACAAATATTATTAGTTGGTGATACCATGTTTGTGCAATGATGTGATATCACTGTTGCACTGAAATTTTACGCGATACTTAAGCTATGATTACTTGGACGGTCCATAAAAAAAGTCTGAAGGAAAACCAATGCCAGGACATGTTCAAGACAAGACTATCTAACAAATACCCAAGAACTTGAACTGCCACAATCAACGAAGAAACACGAATGCAAAATTCTAACACGGTAGCCACCCATAGAtccccaacaacaacaaactCGAATTCTGGCCACCCATATAtccccaacaacaacaaactCAAATTCAGCAAGTCAATACCCAAAGAACAGACCTCAAATGTCCAGTAAGTCTTCAACAAAAATGTCAAGGGAGCTTTCCTGCATTTTTAATGTTCAGCTAGCTGGAAAGTTATTGAGACCCACAGTCTTTAACTTTCCCTCTTTATTTAGTCTTCCCTAAAAACATATCtcttgtaaaaaaaacaaaattttgcaGCACTCATAATTCTACATAATCAAACTACGACTTTTCAACTTTaccataaattttttactaGTATATCAAATGTACGCataaaggaaaatatttttatcattttctttcacttcactATAATTTTCTTGGGAGTAGTTTTCCAGCACTAATTTCTTGACAATTGAATGGAGCCTAGGAAAGCTCACGTCGAGCAGCAACATTGAGTAAGCCAGAGTCCATATATGTTCTAACCAAAACCTCTCATAAAAACCATTAGAATATCACTTTCAAGGCAGAAAGTTGGCAACCCACATACCCAACACTCCAAATTTCAATTAAATTCAACCTAAATCAGCACAAagtaaccaaacaaaaacaacccAAAATCCAGACAAACCTTGAGGTGAAGAGTGCCCCCACCAAATTGGTTGCCACTTTTGTTGTGAAACTCCATCCAAGCCGAGTTGTCTTGAAAGCAAGTTCCTTTCCACTCCAAGGTGTTGTCCGGGGAAGAAACATTGCCCACAAAAGTGGGCAAAATGTCGATTGGACTGCGGCTGAGGGAGTTGAGGATGGGCCATGAGGCTTGTCTGGGCAATATGGGTAGTATGTCGATTGGATGGAACGGTTGTTTGAGGGAGAATACGAGTGGCGTAGATGATAGAAACCAGATGGTGAAATGGGTTgcgaagaggagagagagatgagaatggGACATCGTGGTGGAGGGAAGGAAAGAACGGACTCTCGAGTAGCGTCTCGGTctggcgctctctctctctctctctctctcttctgcgGTTCTTGCCCTGTGCTGAAGTTTGGACTTGGGATCTATtaatgggaaaagaaaaatccGTTTTTATGACTTCCCAACAAAACTGatttcttcttttacttttgagattttttttggagagagaggatttgagAAAACTTTCAAAATTTGGATCCGTTTCGAAATATAATcgaaatttgcaaaaaaaaaaaaaatttgatgtttTAATACAATTATGGGTCATACTTATACTTTTTCACAACATCAAGACAATTTTTTATCAGTATATTTAAGACagtattttttctttatcaaataTAAAAACTCTACTATATAACTTTAGAATACAATTTCGAACACAAATAATTTCGGAGTCATTTGTGTGTGGATCTACCGTCTACATGCATTAAATGACTCCACTACACACACACGTACAATTGTATTATAAATTGTGTTTCTAATGCGGTTCTACTCCTATCAAATATGACTAGTTCGGTAGACCACTTTTGGTCATTATATTTCAAGTTGTTGGTGATAAATGCATTTtcttggtaaaaaaaatttagactggTCATTATCAtatactgtatatttttcttgcTAAATCCCTTTTTTAACAGATTTAACTTTGATTACGTCGACTAACGGTCTACCGTTATAACAAGCCACTTTACCGCCATGAACTTGGTGACACTCCTCCTGCATGCAGCAACCACGAGTGATTATTTAGTGCTCTTGGAGCACCGCCCTTGTAAGTGCCTTCTTTGTCACGTATTGATGTAGAGGCTACACTCAGTGGTGAAATCCACGCGAATGTATGGTGAAGAAGGCACAAATGTGTTGTGGAGAAGATCCTGGAGCACCAAGTGACAGTGCTCCAGAAGGCTGCCAGGGATTGGCTGAGGCGGCGGTGGTGGAAGCTTCTTTAGgatttgggtttttgttttgttttgttttggttttgggcTTTTGGCCCATTAGGTGTTTAGGTTTTGACTTCTTTAGGTGTTGAGCTTTGACCCATTGAATGTTCTGTTGGCTTTTTACTAACAGAGTTtttctgttttaaaaaaaatatattgtgaAGTGATCTGCAATGATTAATTGAGCTTGTTTTCATTGTATAATGCTCGTTTTTAGTTGAGCTTGTTCTCTTTGTATTACGATCTTTGGTATATTACTACATGACTTCTGTTTATATCATTATTATTAATGATAGGGGaactacttcttttttttcggataaaaaaaataaaaaaaatcctccctctcttttctatgcaaaaaaaacaacagcACCCGCCTCTTTTTACAAGAAGGAAAACATCACAAGCACAAGTTCTGGAAAACAGTTTTAGCTTTGGTGCATTGATCTCATAAAAGCATTTCCGAAAACAAGagagtagatttctttttctttttttttttacccttctCCACAATTTACTTTCAGGTACAAGGAAAAATCTGTCTCAAAATCTGTCTTTTGGTAACACTCTGGCCCGttattttttctccttcccTCATTTGATACCCTCGAAAGAGGCAAATCATTTTGATTGTTCGTCAGCGTCCACTTCTATTTGTGAATATTACAAACGTTGTCGAATGGCACAATGTAACGTTTTAAACAGTCTCATTTCCAACGAAAGAGGCGATAGAAGATACACAAGGGAACCAATACCGACGTTGGCCATCTCTGTGGCCGTCATCAATCATAGCAAGACCTTCCTGCAATTACACAAAGGAAGAGCTGAAGGCAACATCGATAACCTGGTAAATATAGAAGAGAACAACAGCTATAACTTACATCTAGTAACGTTTCAAGGGCATCGGTGGCACGACCAGAGGACCATGACAGCCTTCTCGCTACTTCTTCAACCGTCACAAAACCTTGAGCCTAAGAGAACAGAAAATGCAAATAAACTTAGATAACCATAGATGTGAATAcaaaagttcagtaaaaatGATCCTGTGGCTCCATGAAGGACTGTAATCCTATGAATAGTGGGTTCAAGCTTGACTTGAAAACTTAGAGAACTTCAAGATGTATTCAAGCTTAAACTGGATTACAGTCATCAAAGAAGCTTGGTTCGCTCTACAGGCGTATTTCATGTGTGCATTGTTCTATTTGCAAAGTATGGCTGTTTAATTTCCCAGCTTTCTTTAATGGCGTGCCATGTGGGTTGCTATGGCTGTATTTTACAATGAAGTTCCAATTTTTCCTCTCAAATGGTGGGGCAAATTTAACACGCCCGATTGTAATCCAGCTCTCATGATGGGAACCGTGTAAAGTCAATCGATTTGCCAAGACGTGATTTGCATCATTGGAGCAACATTGCTAAAATACCACATTCTGACACCAATTATCTATAACATACCGATAGCTTAGTCATTTAGCTATTaaaccattggagatgctccatCATCTATCTATATACCAGAATTTGGCAAAATGCTGTTCCAAACGAGTATATGCATCAACATAACTAGTTGAGGAACATAACAAACTAAAAGAAGTAGGATTCGACAAGGCAGTTCGCAGGAAGATGAGAAATAGTAAAACCTGGGCCAGCTCTAAAATTTCATTGTGGTCTTTATTTAACTCGGTCGGAACAGACCGCACAAGCTTTCTCTTTCCAACAGAAATCACCTCAAAACCATTGCCTAATACCTGGAAGAATCCATGCACTATATTTTAAGATGCTGTACCACACAGTCACGAAGCAATAAATTTTTGGGAACTATCCAAGGGTTCATAAGAACAAATACATAAAAAGTAAATGCAAAAACCATAAATCTGTAAAAATAATGAGGCACAAGTGAAGAAATCAATCAACCCTCTAGCACAAAGATGAGCAAGTTTGCCTTGATGCCTTCTCAATTAAATTTTATCACTTAtcaagaaagagaggaaaaaaaaaaaagatgagcaAGTTTGTAGACTGCATAgttgttgttttcttctgttACAAACTATGGGCCACAGGGTGAGCACACGTTTTAGGCCCGCCACTTGTCGGTCAACTGTCAACAGAGCATACTTAAGACCCGCCACTTGTGCGACATGAGTTCAACTCCTGTGGCCAACATTTTGGAAGTCTTCTTTTTAACCTTGTCACGTAAACTAAGCCTCTGTTTGGAACTTCGGGAGATAAAGAAAAATCATTAAGAAAGAAATGAGGGGgaaattgaagagaaattgGGAAGAAAGTTGAATTGAGActtgaaattttcccttctcctttttaagaaccaaacaaggaaaggaatttttttttaaaatttctcttattttccacaagttccaaacaggccTAGAGACTATAATGACAACTTTATATTTGTCACTAAAGCTAACAATCATTAGTGACACATTTGTGAAAATTGTCACTATATATCTCTTTAGCTACACACGTTAATTAAAGACATCTTTgtgacaacatttttttttgactgaTATATGTTAGTGACAATTTTTGCATGTTAATATAGGGTTATTCGAAgaatttacttcaaaaaatgcaatgaaaatatgttttttttaatcagatcGTGCTAATCAAGCACGGTACCTGGGGTtacattttaattttggtttttttagaTGTAATTCAAACTAAAAGCACAATGTAACcttaattttggttttttttgacttgtatatctttttattttttatgacttaatatGTGGGCAACTAAGCTTGgggtcgggcttgggcaacccaaacgTCGGGGCCAGCCCTGCCAGAACCCATATCACAAACAATGGTGTAGCAGTGAATGTAAGCTGTATAAGAGTGTGTACCCATGGTATCTTATAATAAACATCACAAATCTTCAAAAATAATACCTTGAGCTTACTAATTGCACGCAAGCAATCATCCTCAGTCACAGCTTCGCGAGCACTCTTTCGTCTCTGATTAAGTAATCTACACAGCTCCTCCAAGTTGATCAAACCCCCATTATGAGGTCTAGTAGCCAAGCAAATATCAACAATTTGCACTCCTGTCTAGCCAAGTCATTTCATTTTGGCTTACACATTACAAGATATTATCGATTATCACAAAGACATTATGCAAGACGTAAATCATAATTGACCCAAAAAACTGACGTAACAAAgacaaagttcaaaaatcatagaCATGATGCCTCAGCATGTCATGTATAACATCTTAGCCCTGGCATAGTTTGCGGAAAACAAAAACGTGCTGAAAAAACCAGTAACGTAGAGTCAATAGACTTGATGACAATCCTATGAGTTCATGCATAAGAATTCCAGCCAATATGAGGTCCATCAATACATGGTGGGCCCGGGCAAATACATCTCAGCACTTGCACCGTCAAATTAGGTGCCATAGTTCAACACATTTAAAAGTTGCTGCACTAAAAATAACACCAACATGCTTTCCCATTTATGTCTCCCAGTGGTAGAAATGTGCATGAACATTCTAACTGTAGTTGCCACAATAGATGTTATGCTTCCCCATTCTATAGtgattaaaaacaaaagataaaacTTCAGGAGACTTGTCTTGCAACGGATGCATCGAACTAAAACGAGAGGAGCACCAACCTAGCTCATAGTAGAAGTCGCCAATCCCTAACAGCTCTGCCCAGAAACCCTTATTTGAGGCTAGGGGATCTACCCCAACTTTTGCGCACATCTCATGAAACTGTGATCTGAATGCAGGGTTCTTGCGAATGTCATTCTGAATCAATTATATCAACATCAGCACATTTTTAGTTGCACATCAAAATTACCATCTTAAATTGCCAAATTGTTCAGCAGGGTgccttattttttattccacTTGCGAATCTATCATCTCACAATGGGAACTTCAATGGAACAAACCACATCTCAAATGACCCTATATGATTAGGAATTTAAGACTATTTGGTTCGGTATATGGAGCTGTGAAAGAGATACTGTCTAAATCATGGGCATGACTGTGTCACTAAACAACAAGGAAGTTATAGATCATCAATTCCACCAAAGGAAACACTTGAAGTGAACTCTATTGTTGTGCCCATGGCAagagcactgcagaatatacaAATGCTTAAATTACCGCTCAGCGATTCATGTTTTTCACAGCTAAACAAACTGAACTCCCCTATCATACATCCAACATGTATCCGAAACTACAGTAAGAAACAAACATATTAAAAATGCTCAAGTCCAACAAATCCTCCTACAACTTTTCAGGACTTCAAATTCACATCCTATGTTCACCCAATTTAGGTATTGGATTGACCAATGTGCAATGACAAACGAGTCCACGGAaattaaaaacaagaaaatgagcggggggggggggggggggggggaaagaaTTAATGAACCTTGTGTTTGCGAGCAAAGTCTTCCAACTGAGACCGAAAAGTGGCTAGCTGTTCTTTCATAAGATCCATTTTCAACTTAGCAACATTTTCCCCAAGCAATCGATACTGATCCTGAAATCAATTTccaagcataaaaacgagaaaagcccaaaatttgatcaacatAGTTATACAGCATGTAATACTTAGAAACAGGAAAcaagaaaaacccaaaattgGATCGACATGTTTATGCATAAACTCATTATCTTTTGAATAATCATGTAAAACCCAAAATTGATGAACCCAGTTATATAGCATATTAGTATTACaagaaacaagaacaagaaaaacccaaaattgGATCAACATATTTATACATAAAATTATTATCTTTTTGTGTAATTATGTAGAACCCAGATCAGAATCACAAACCCTAGCGGCGGCAGCGGTTTGTAAACCGCCAATTCCTGGTCTTCGCCTCATTGATTCCCTCGATTAGCGTTTGCTGATCGCCTTTACTGCCCCACTACTATTTTAAGGAAAAACACGTTTCAAGCTAAATTGAAACTATATATCgagaaagaataaaagaaaagtcACAACCACCATTTCTGAAGTTGGAAACCTTTTCCCAGTTTTTCCCTTGGCTATGTTATGATTGAACCAGGAATGGAACCTTATGATGAAGAAGAGGAAAGAATGGGGACCCAACTTTCGGGGGAAGACAATAatgttagagcatccgcaatggccataatcaaaatcgataatcaaaatgtgccacgtcagcatttgattatccatttagttcataatcaaacctaacaaacttgatctccacattggctatttttgtatccctataaaaaaaacccccacaatacgcaatgcatctatgtccaattgcaaacgagttccaatcacgcacccgaccacaccaaattattcgtctcgatgagacgattctaatgtgaggtgttttttaattttttagttttgaatttggttattgggtttggttattaagttttggttattggtaaaagttgttaagtttggttattcaaaggtcaaaatttgatgagttgctaagaggttgttaagtttggttattacaatgtgagcacttttttgagcaaacattgttaactttagcaaccttttagttttgattattacattgtggatgctcttagtacATAAAGAtttggctctgtttggaacttagggaaaggaaaagaaaggaaaggaaaataaaagaaaaagaaaatgagagaaaaataggaGAGAAAATTTGCTATTCACTAGGctcaaaatctttattttcttctctttttctctacaaccaaacaataggcgagaaaattctttaattttcctttctttttcctgagTTTCAAACAAAGATCATCAACAACTATTACTGAATTGACTCACATGTAGTATATATGAGAAAAGTATGATTGGTGAGAGCGTATGTAGCATTGCTAGTCTCAAAATGATTGTATAGcccgaaaaagaaaatttcaaaacaaatttgcCTGTCAAAACGATacaatttttttccacaatTTGTTAGATACCaatgaattttttgaataaaatgcatgaaaaaagtttgattttttttgaataaaatgcaTTCCTTTTAAATTCTCGTTGATAGTGTTTTGGGACCGAGGGATTAGCCGTTTAGTTAGCCAAAAGTGccagtaaaatgtttttcattaatttattgGTGAAGCAAACATATTAATGTTGAACACATTTTAAAATCTGGCTGATTTTGTAAGGGACTGAAATTGTGTATTAGGTAGTGGTGTTGAAGTCCGTGGACCCACTACTAAGGTTGTTTCCACTAATTAACAAGTTCTGGATCACAATTTACTTTTACATAaggatttttagaaatattcaagaaaaatccaaattttttttttagtttttccttgaatattttccaaaatacttgtgtaaaaatcatactttttattttttttattcatcccGTTGAGACGAAACAATAATACATAAAGTTTagcacaaaacaaacaaacgcaaaaaaaattaaataatgaaaaaacCCTAATAATGTGGTTCGCAACTTTAGTAGAAACACCCCACATTGGGTTACGGTGTGTAGATCACTCAAAAATTTGCATATGGTGTGTAGATCACTTGTAAATTTGTTACGGTCAGAcagcaagaaaataatttttttgtgaattcccTAGTTTTGGCATTGATGTCTTTGACCGGACCGCAGAGGAAATTTAGTCAAGGTACGCGAAAATTGTTTCAGACACCCGAGTCCTGACCATCAAACCTACAAGATTACTCGTGAAGACTGAAGGGAGATTCCACCAACGATAACAAAAAGCAGGGTGCGAGATCTGATTCCCATATTGACATAAATAGATTGATTTTGTAAACTTGAAGCATTCAGCTAAATCTGTTCTACAAAGTTACAAGCATGAAAAGAATGAGAACCAAGCTCCAAATGTGATACAGTACACAGAAAGAGATGTAACTTCACATTACCAACAACAAAGAAAGAGTCTGTCTTCAATTCTAGTGTGTATCCTAGATATCTGCTGTTATGTAAGCAACCCAAAActacaaggggaaaaaaaaaaaagaaaaaaggaaaaaggtatCTCATTAGTTTTGAGTCGTTTATCGGTAAACTATGCTGATATCCCAGTAGCTTCCTTTGGAATTAAAAATAGGAAAGCAATCGGGATGAAAGTGCAGATGACTTGAATGCCAACACCCAGAAGAAGGTTGTCGAAAGAACCCGAAGAGATGTTCAGAACCGAGGCCAAGCCAGCCCCAACGAATGATCCCAATGTGGACCCGAAATTGTTTATCGACATGAAGAGGGCAAACAGAGTCCCTTCTATTCCAGGAGGGCAAAGCTGTCCCGATAAGATCAAAAATGGCATAAACCTGAAATTTCCATCGAAACAAGTAAAAAACAAGAAGTTCAAAGTCATACTACGTAAATCCACTTTTTCGGGTCTAGGGGGTGTATTGAGGAGCACTCAATCAGAGATGCTGTTTTTCTGCTTAAAGAGTAATAGAATTGCAACCGAGAGAAAAAGGCACATACTTGAATTGATTAACTGCATCAGAAAGAGCAGACCCACAGAGCACCATAACCTTGTCGGAGACTCCTAACGCAGCATTTGTTCGAGAAACTAAAACCATATCAAGAACACCTAATACAGACAAACCAACATGAGCCCACCTGCATCATATTAAAAAGGAAACATCATCAGCCAAGCAAATAGCAAGAAATAAAAGTAGAACTGTTAATAAAAGTGCCTGCTTACATAAGAATTTTTCGCAGCTTCATCTTCTTCAGGTAGCGATTATAAACAAAGGTTCCAAGCATGAGGCCTAGCCACCCAACAACACGTGTTGTACCCAAAAA
Coding sequences:
- the LOC131321686 gene encoding uncharacterized protein LOC131321686, which encodes MSHSHLSLLFATHFTIWFLSSTPLVFSLKQPFHPIDILPILPRQASWPILNSLSRSPIDILPTFVGNVSSPDNTLEWKGTCFQDNSAWMEFHNKSGNQFGGGTLHLKVSNAHSWTCMDLYVFATPYRVTWDYYFLGREHTLEFDEWDGKAEYEYVKHKGVSIFLMQAGMLGTLQALWDVFPLFTNTGWGENSNIGFLNNHMGASFSERPEPWVTNISVADIHSGDFLAISKIRGRWGGFETLEKWVTGAYAGHSAVCLRDSEGNLWVAESGHEDEEGQDIIAVLPWDEWWNFELTKDDSNPHIALLPLHPNIRAKFDETAAWEYARSMLGKPYGYHNLIFSWIDTTDGNYPPPLDANVVASVMTVWNHVQPEYAANMWNEALNKRLGTQGLDLPEILVETERRGSSFGALLAIPEQDNWVYSDGKSTSCVVFILEMYKEAGLFAPIASSIQVTEFTIKDAYSLKLFENDSSRLPKWCNNGDSVKLPFCQIKGKYRMELPGYNSMNPYPHMNEKCPSLPPKYSRPKGC
- the LOC131321689 gene encoding vacuolar protein sorting-associated protein 22 homolog 1, encoding MRRRPGIGGLQTAAAARDQYRLLGENVAKLKMDLMKEQLATFRSQLEDFARKHKNDIRKNPAFRSQFHEMCAKVGVDPLASNKGFWAELLGIGDFYYELGVQIVDICLATRPHNGGLINLEELCRLLNQRRKSAREAVTEDDCLRAISKLKVLGNGFEVISVGKRKLVRSVPTELNKDHNEILELAQAQGFVTVEEVARRLSWSSGRATDALETLLDEGLAMIDDGHRDGQRRYWFPCVSSIASFVGNETV